In a single window of the Leisingera daeponensis DSM 23529 genome:
- a CDS encoding transporter substrate-binding domain-containing protein, with translation MLYLRLITAACFLLWGQLLSAQVLTVNTVTRPPFSMLDDGADTGFSLELLNLLAERLNWDYRINRTDSFADMLGGVSSGEADLAAANISITAKREVLMDFSQPIFESGLQIMVQADDVRQPSLLRALLSWDLAAAIGIAFLLLFGGGMLMWAFERRAQPYFDRPLKEAWFPSFWWALNLVVNGGFEERVPRTPVGRVFGVVLVVSSLFIVSVFVAKITAVMTVEAISGSVNSVNDLYGKSVGTIEGSTAAGFLNRREIDYAAYAGLEDMLAGFERGEVTAVVFDAPVLNYYVQQGGHRYGYTVGQPFLRENYGLVFPAGSPLVEEVNQALLAMQEDGSYDALYRKWFGSQN, from the coding sequence GTGCTGTACCTCCGCCTGATCACCGCCGCCTGTTTCCTGTTGTGGGGGCAACTGCTGTCTGCGCAGGTGCTGACGGTCAATACCGTCACCCGGCCGCCCTTCTCGATGCTGGATGACGGGGCCGACACCGGGTTTTCGCTGGAGCTCCTCAATCTTTTGGCAGAACGGCTGAACTGGGACTACCGCATCAACCGCACGGACAGTTTTGCGGATATGCTGGGCGGTGTCAGCAGCGGCGAGGCGGATCTGGCCGCCGCCAACATCTCGATCACCGCCAAGCGCGAGGTGTTGATGGACTTCAGCCAGCCGATCTTCGAAAGCGGTTTGCAGATCATGGTGCAGGCAGACGACGTCCGCCAGCCGTCGCTGCTGCGGGCGCTGCTGTCGTGGGACCTGGCCGCGGCCATCGGCATTGCCTTTCTGCTTTTGTTCGGCGGCGGCATGTTGATGTGGGCCTTCGAGCGCCGCGCCCAGCCCTATTTCGACCGCCCCTTGAAAGAGGCCTGGTTCCCCTCCTTCTGGTGGGCGCTGAACCTGGTGGTGAACGGCGGGTTTGAGGAACGTGTTCCGCGCACCCCCGTGGGCCGCGTATTTGGCGTGGTCTTGGTGGTGTCCTCTCTGTTCATCGTCTCGGTCTTCGTCGCCAAGATCACCGCGGTGATGACGGTGGAGGCAATCAGCGGCTCGGTGAACTCGGTGAACGATCTTTACGGCAAGTCGGTGGGCACCATAGAGGGGTCCACCGCCGCCGGGTTCCTGAACCGGCGCGAAATCGATTATGCCGCCTATGCCGGACTGGAGGATATGCTGGCAGGGTTCGAGCGCGGCGAGGTGACGGCGGTGGTCTTTGACGCGCCGGTGCTGAATTACTACGTCCAGCAAGGCGGCCACCGTTACGGCTACACCGTTGGCCAGCCTTTCCTGCGGGAAAACTACGGGCTGGTGTTCCCGGCCGGCTCACCGCTGGTGGAGGAGGTCAACCAGGCGCTGCTGGCGATGCAGGAGGACGGCAGCTATGACGCCCTCTACCGCAAATGGTTCGGCAGCCAGAACTGA
- a CDS encoding formimidoylglutamate deiminase, with the protein MQTIFAQRARLPQGWAENLRLTVENGRISTLETGAAPQACDARADVLLPSLGNLHSHSFQRAMAGMTEYRAAGKDSFWTWRELMYRFMDRITPEQYEAIAALVFMEMLEAGYASVGEFHYVHHQPGGTHFESLTELSERVFAAAGQTGIGLTHLPVLYTYGGAGKQALNGGQKRFGNSVAEFSELVTRAREIAARDLPQDASVGIAPHSLRATCPEDLTEVLRIQDGLPVHIHIAEQPKEVADISDWLGARPVEWLLANAPVDGKWCLIHATHMTSAETIGMARSGAVAGLCPITEANLGDGPFNGVEYLAQDGAFGVGSDSNVRISLPEELRTLEYSQRLRDLARNVLVPGEGSVGETLYLGAAKGGAQALGRAAGRIEPGALADLVAIDSSAPALCALKPEQLLDGLCFAAGDDTVTDVWSAGRHVVQQGRHIARDSVVAGYKTAVKELLNSL; encoded by the coding sequence ATGCAGACCATATTTGCCCAGCGCGCCCGCCTGCCCCAGGGATGGGCAGAGAACCTCCGGCTGACGGTTGAGAACGGCCGGATCTCCACCTTGGAAACCGGTGCCGCGCCGCAGGCATGCGATGCACGGGCGGACGTGCTGCTGCCGTCGCTGGGCAATCTGCATTCGCACAGCTTTCAGCGCGCCATGGCCGGCATGACGGAATACCGCGCCGCCGGGAAGGACAGCTTCTGGACCTGGCGCGAGCTGATGTACCGCTTTATGGACCGCATCACGCCCGAGCAGTATGAGGCCATCGCAGCGCTGGTCTTCATGGAGATGCTGGAAGCCGGCTATGCCTCCGTCGGGGAGTTCCACTACGTTCACCACCAGCCCGGCGGTACGCATTTTGAGTCCCTGACGGAACTGAGCGAGCGGGTGTTTGCCGCCGCCGGCCAGACCGGCATCGGCCTGACCCATCTGCCGGTGCTCTACACCTACGGCGGGGCTGGAAAGCAGGCTCTGAACGGGGGCCAGAAGCGGTTTGGCAACTCGGTTGCGGAGTTCTCCGAGCTCGTCACCCGTGCCCGCGAGATTGCCGCACGGGATCTTCCACAGGATGCCAGCGTCGGCATCGCGCCGCATTCGCTGCGGGCCACCTGCCCCGAGGATCTGACAGAGGTGCTGCGGATCCAGGACGGGCTTCCGGTGCACATCCACATCGCCGAACAGCCCAAGGAAGTGGCGGATATCAGCGACTGGCTGGGCGCGCGGCCGGTTGAATGGCTTTTGGCGAACGCGCCGGTGGACGGCAAGTGGTGCCTGATTCACGCCACCCACATGACAAGTGCCGAAACCATCGGCATGGCCCGCTCCGGCGCCGTCGCCGGCCTGTGCCCGATCACCGAGGCCAACCTGGGCGATGGCCCCTTCAACGGGGTGGAATACCTGGCGCAGGACGGCGCTTTCGGGGTCGGATCAGATTCGAACGTGCGGATTTCGCTGCCAGAGGAACTGCGGACGCTGGAATATTCCCAGCGCCTGCGGGATCTGGCACGCAACGTGCTGGTGCCGGGCGAGGGCTCGGTCGGCGAAACCCTGTATCTGGGCGCAGCCAAAGGCGGCGCGCAGGCCCTGGGCCGCGCTGCCGGGCGAATCGAACCAGGCGCGCTGGCGGATCTGGTAGCGATTGACAGCAGCGCGCCCGCGCTCTGCGCGCTGAAGCCGGAGCAGCTGCTGGACGGCCTCTGCTTTGCCGCAGGCGATGACACTGTAACCGATGTCTGGAGCGCCGGCCGCCATGTGGTTCAGCAGGGCCGCCATATCGCCCGGGATAGCGTGGTCGCAGGCTACAAGACAGCGGTCAAAGAGCTTTTGAACAGTCTCTAA
- a CDS encoding helix-turn-helix transcriptional regulator produces the protein MSRTHRLFQLMQALRLGPGPHTAAELGRDLGVSARSIHRDIATLREMGAVIDGEAGYGFTLIEDNALPPMGFRDTELEALVLGLREVELIGDPELATAASEALRKLQARLPPRQAHRLRHAVLAPYRFDRPVPPAISAQDLRQAAWDEVEVRFGYTDGHGAVTERQVKPLSVVYFDRSTVLIAWCGLRDAVRVFRLDRMRGLEVTERSFRPHRVPMLRDALEQMREERQAAARTCKD, from the coding sequence ATGTCCCGAACCCACCGTCTCTTTCAGCTGATGCAGGCCCTGCGCCTGGGGCCCGGCCCGCATACCGCGGCGGAGCTGGGCCGCGACCTGGGCGTCTCGGCCCGCAGTATTCACCGCGACATAGCCACGCTGCGCGAGATGGGGGCGGTGATTGATGGCGAGGCGGGCTATGGCTTTACCCTGATCGAGGACAACGCGCTGCCGCCGATGGGCTTTCGCGACACTGAGCTGGAGGCGCTGGTGCTGGGCCTGCGCGAGGTGGAGCTGATCGGCGATCCGGAACTGGCCACCGCGGCCTCCGAAGCCCTGCGCAAGCTGCAGGCGCGGCTGCCGCCGCGGCAGGCCCACCGGCTCCGCCATGCGGTGCTGGCGCCCTACCGGTTCGATCGCCCGGTGCCGCCGGCCATCTCGGCGCAGGACCTGCGGCAGGCAGCCTGGGACGAGGTGGAAGTGCGCTTTGGCTATACCGACGGCCATGGCGCGGTGACAGAGCGGCAGGTGAAACCCCTGAGCGTTGTCTACTTTGACCGCTCCACAGTGCTGATTGCCTGGTGCGGCCTGCGCGATGCGGTGCGGGTGTTCCGGCTCGACCGGATGCGGGGGCTGGAAGTGACGGAGCGGAGCTTCCGCCCGCACCGGGTGCCGATGCTGCGCGATGCCCTGGAGCAAATGCGCGAGGAGCGGCAGGCGGCGGCCCGCACATGCAAGGACTGA
- a CDS encoding TIGR04282 family arsenosugar biosynthesis glycosyltransferase: protein MKRTLIIMVKEPRPGRVKTRLGKDIGVIPATWWFRHQSARLIRRLRDPRWQTVLAVAPDTAVFSKAWPADLPRLPQGDGDLGARMKRMLRAAPGSACLIGADIPGITRAHVARAFSALGRHDAVFGPAADGGYWLAGAKHPARLPRGTFENVRWSTEHALADTLRTLPGCRIALTDTLRDVDTAADLPRR, encoded by the coding sequence GTGAAACGCACCCTGATCATCATGGTCAAGGAGCCACGTCCGGGGCGGGTGAAGACCCGCCTGGGCAAGGACATCGGCGTGATTCCAGCCACCTGGTGGTTCCGGCACCAATCCGCAAGGCTGATCCGGCGCCTGCGCGACCCGCGCTGGCAGACCGTGCTGGCGGTGGCGCCGGATACCGCAGTGTTTTCGAAGGCTTGGCCAGCTGATCTGCCCCGCCTGCCGCAGGGGGACGGCGATCTCGGCGCACGCATGAAGCGGATGCTTCGGGCTGCGCCCGGATCTGCATGCCTGATCGGCGCCGACATTCCCGGCATCACACGTGCCCATGTCGCCCGCGCTTTCTCAGCCTTGGGCCGCCACGATGCGGTCTTCGGTCCCGCGGCGGACGGCGGCTATTGGCTGGCGGGCGCCAAGCACCCCGCCCGCCTCCCCCGCGGCACGTTCGAAAACGTTCGCTGGTCCACGGAACATGCGCTGGCCGATACCCTGCGCACCCTGCCCGGCTGCCGCATCGCGCTGACGGATACCCTGCGGGACGTTGACACCGCGGCTGACCTGCCGCGCCGCTGA
- the dapE gene encoding succinyl-diaminopimelate desuccinylase: MPQTDPARLTADLIRCPSVTPEEGGALVLLEQLLSAAGFDCTRTDRGEVSNLFARWGAKGHAKTFGFNGHTDVVPLGDEAAWTMPPFGAEEKDGFMYGRGATDMKSGVAAFAAAAVDFVKETPPDGAIILTITGDEEGDAEDGTTALLDYMDREGEKMSVCLVGEPTCPDEMGEMIKIGRRGSLTAWFTVTGVQGHSAYPHRANNPLNAMARLMDRLASHELDQGTEHFDASTLAVVTIDTGNTATNVIPAQSRATVNIRFNDAHNGASLTDWLQDEADKAAAEFGVEITVQVKISGESFITPPGPLSDLVAETVEAETGRKPELSTTGGTSDARFVKNHCPVVEFGLVGKTMHQVDERVEVAQIHQLKAIYTRILQDYFAKV, translated from the coding sequence ATGCCGCAAACCGACCCCGCCCGTCTGACCGCCGATCTGATCCGCTGCCCTTCGGTCACGCCGGAAGAAGGCGGCGCGCTGGTGCTGCTGGAACAGCTGCTAAGCGCGGCAGGCTTTGACTGCACCCGCACCGACCGCGGCGAAGTTTCCAACCTGTTTGCCCGCTGGGGCGCCAAGGGGCACGCCAAAACCTTCGGCTTCAACGGCCATACCGATGTGGTGCCTCTGGGCGATGAGGCCGCATGGACCATGCCGCCCTTTGGCGCGGAGGAGAAAGACGGCTTCATGTACGGGCGCGGTGCCACCGACATGAAATCGGGCGTTGCAGCCTTTGCCGCCGCTGCGGTGGATTTCGTCAAGGAGACACCGCCCGACGGCGCCATCATCCTGACCATCACCGGCGACGAGGAAGGCGATGCGGAGGACGGAACCACCGCGCTGCTGGACTATATGGACCGCGAGGGCGAGAAGATGTCGGTCTGCCTGGTGGGCGAACCCACCTGCCCCGATGAGATGGGCGAGATGATCAAGATCGGCCGCCGCGGCTCGCTAACAGCCTGGTTCACGGTGACCGGCGTGCAGGGCCACTCCGCCTATCCCCACCGCGCCAACAACCCGCTGAACGCAATGGCCCGGCTGATGGACCGTCTGGCCAGCCATGAGCTGGACCAGGGCACCGAGCATTTCGACGCATCCACCCTGGCGGTTGTTACCATCGACACCGGCAACACCGCCACCAACGTGATCCCGGCGCAGAGCCGTGCCACCGTGAATATCCGTTTCAATGATGCCCATAACGGCGCCAGCCTCACGGATTGGCTGCAGGATGAGGCGGACAAGGCAGCGGCGGAGTTCGGTGTGGAGATCACTGTACAGGTGAAAATCTCCGGCGAGAGCTTTATCACGCCACCCGGTCCGCTGTCGGATCTGGTCGCTGAAACCGTTGAGGCGGAGACGGGCCGCAAGCCGGAATTGTCCACCACCGGCGGCACCTCGGACGCACGGTTCGTAAAGAACCATTGCCCGGTGGTGGAGTTCGGGCTGGTGGGCAAGACGATGCACCAGGTCGATGAGCGGGTCGAAGTCGCGCAGATTCATCAGCTGAAGGCCATCTATACACGCATTCTGCAGGACTATTTTGCCAAGGTCTGA
- a CDS encoding DUF1801 domain-containing protein — MIPPFASPDIEAAFDVPDRQDRAGLLALRQLIFDTAAQTPEAGRIEEALRWGQPSYLTPESRTGSTIRLGIPKGARFALFVHCQSRLIPEFAAAFPAWDRFEGTRAVLFNDPREVEPVRHGWLIKRALTYRIRPPLEIPA, encoded by the coding sequence ATGATCCCGCCGTTCGCCAGCCCCGATATTGAGGCTGCATTCGATGTGCCGGACAGGCAGGACCGGGCAGGCCTGCTGGCACTGCGCCAGCTGATCTTTGACACTGCCGCGCAAACGCCGGAGGCCGGGCGCATCGAGGAGGCCCTGCGCTGGGGCCAGCCGTCTTACCTCACGCCCGAGAGCAGGACTGGTTCCACGATCCGGCTGGGCATACCTAAGGGCGCGCGTTTTGCCCTGTTTGTGCATTGCCAAAGCCGGCTGATCCCGGAATTTGCCGCGGCCTTCCCCGCCTGGGACCGGTTCGAGGGCACCCGTGCGGTTCTATTCAACGACCCGCGGGAGGTAGAGCCGGTCCGCCACGGCTGGCTGATCAAGCGGGCGCTGACCTACCGTATCCGGCCGCCGCTGGAGATCCCGGCCTGA
- a CDS encoding HutD/Ves family protein, with amino-acid sequence MRISALTAQAVPWKNGGGVTRELAVHEQDGRLVWRLSLADITRNGPFSAFPGLARIHCVTEGAGHSLSNESALLEARPLQPLCFDGGAELECRLRDGPCKAFNVIYDPELVRAEARILADGPVPDTDVCQVLFVVCGSLQVAGTDRLGSGEGMVTQSAAGVVITGGGTVIQARLLPV; translated from the coding sequence ATGCGCATCTCCGCTCTCACCGCCCAGGCAGTGCCGTGGAAAAATGGCGGCGGCGTGACGCGCGAGCTGGCCGTGCATGAACAGGACGGCAGGCTGGTATGGCGGTTGAGCCTGGCGGACATCACGCGAAACGGCCCGTTTTCCGCCTTTCCCGGCCTCGCCCGTATCCACTGCGTTACCGAAGGGGCCGGCCACAGCCTCTCAAACGAAAGCGCACTGCTGGAGGCGCGGCCGCTGCAGCCTTTGTGCTTCGATGGCGGCGCGGAGTTGGAGTGCCGTCTGCGCGACGGGCCGTGCAAGGCCTTCAACGTTATTTATGACCCGGAACTGGTAAGGGCAGAGGCAAGAATACTGGCAGACGGCCCGGTTCCGGATACTGACGTCTGCCAAGTGCTGTTCGTTGTTTGCGGCAGCCTGCAGGTGGCAGGCACAGACCGCCTTGGGTCTGGAGAGGGGATGGTGACGCAAAGCGCCGCCGGCGTGGTCATCACCGGCGGCGGCACTGTGATACAAGCGCGGTTGCTGCCTGTTTAG
- a CDS encoding glutathione S-transferase family protein: MLTLLTYPRNGAVFSLSPFCVKAALLLAFSGQSWTREDLNNPSGMPHRKLPVLRTPGGLVPDSSAIRAWLEQQGTDFDAALGSRDRAQGQMLIRMAEDTLYFHVVRDRWDNDAVWPVIRDKYFQEIPALIRRPVTGAIRRSVHKGLMFQGTARFSEDERYQRADQDLTAIAALLKGQDFLFGSQISSADFSVASMLQAMGTTPVRTALVARILDDAVLKPYVNRVFEAVPLP; this comes from the coding sequence ATGCTGACCCTACTGACCTATCCCCGCAACGGCGCCGTCTTCAGCCTCAGCCCGTTTTGCGTCAAAGCGGCTCTGTTGCTGGCCTTTTCCGGCCAAAGCTGGACACGCGAAGACCTGAACAACCCCAGCGGGATGCCGCACCGCAAGCTGCCGGTGCTGCGCACCCCCGGCGGGCTGGTGCCGGACAGCAGCGCCATCCGCGCCTGGCTGGAGCAGCAGGGCACCGACTTTGACGCCGCCCTCGGTTCGCGGGACCGGGCGCAGGGGCAGATGCTGATCCGGATGGCAGAAGATACGCTCTACTTCCACGTTGTGCGCGACCGCTGGGACAATGACGCGGTTTGGCCTGTGATCCGCGACAAGTACTTCCAGGAAATCCCCGCGCTGATCCGCCGGCCCGTTACCGGTGCGATCCGCCGCTCCGTTCACAAGGGGCTGATGTTTCAGGGCACTGCGCGGTTCAGCGAGGATGAGCGGTACCAACGCGCGGACCAGGACCTGACGGCCATCGCTGCTCTGCTGAAAGGGCAGGACTTCCTGTTTGGTTCACAGATTTCCAGTGCCGATTTCAGTGTCGCCTCAATGCTGCAGGCAATGGGGACGACCCCGGTCCGGACAGCCCTGGTGGCCCGCATTCTCGACGATGCGGTGCTCAAGCCCTATGTTAACCGCGTGTTTGAAGCGGTGCCTTTGCCATGA
- the rnr gene encoding ribonuclease R — protein sequence MSRIPSKAEILDWISANPTHTSKRDIAKAFGIKGADRIDLKRILKELEAEGHLQKRKKTYRDPDQLPPVTVLQVKAPNEDGDLYGRPLEWHGEGVEPIILILPKASDPALGEGDKILAKLQAVPDQDHNYEARLIRRIGTSAKRVLGIFRAGSEGGRIVPIDKAASSEWMVAPDAINGAKDGELVEAEQAGPKGRMGLPRARIVERLGDPAAPKAVSLIAIHQHGIPDHFPDKVMAEADAAKPMGLKGREDLRELPLVTIDPADARDHDDACFAHADDDPKNPGGHVIWVAIADVAAYVRPGSALDREARKRGNSSYFPDRVVPMLPDRLSGDLCSLHEGVPRACLAVRMQVDAEGHKIGHKFVRGLMRSVASLNYAEVQDAQDGSPNEKTAPLLEDVIKPLFAAYKALTKARAAREPLNLDLPERKIVLDDDGHVTSVAFRDRLDAHKLIEEFMILANVSAAETLIQKRSPLLFRVHEEPAPEKLEALRETARAAGLNLAKGQVLQTRHLNALLNHAAGTDDAELINISTLRSMQQAYYNPENFGHFGLALRNYAHFTSPIRRYADLIVHRSLISAHGWGNDGLAEEEIERLEETANHISDTERRSMIAERDTTDRYLASYLSERVGNEFEGRISGIARFGAFVKLDETGADGLVPVRSIGREFFHFDPQAGTLTGSDTGFTLAIGQRVTVRLTQAAPVTGGLELELLALENAPMPAGGGQRGRRSPAGRTVKRKAAKSKHKTAKVKRKVERKRPK from the coding sequence ATGAGCCGTATTCCCTCCAAGGCCGAAATCCTCGACTGGATCTCCGCCAACCCGACCCATACCTCCAAACGCGACATTGCCAAGGCCTTTGGCATCAAGGGTGCCGACCGCATCGACCTCAAGCGCATCCTCAAGGAGCTGGAGGCCGAGGGCCACTTGCAAAAGCGCAAGAAAACCTACCGCGACCCGGACCAGCTGCCGCCGGTGACGGTGCTGCAGGTGAAGGCGCCGAACGAGGACGGCGATCTGTATGGCCGGCCGCTGGAATGGCACGGCGAGGGCGTGGAACCGATCATCCTGATCCTGCCCAAAGCCTCGGACCCGGCTCTGGGCGAAGGCGACAAGATCCTGGCCAAGCTGCAAGCGGTGCCGGATCAGGACCACAACTATGAGGCCCGGCTGATCCGCCGGATCGGCACCAGCGCGAAACGGGTGCTGGGCATCTTCCGCGCTGGGTCCGAGGGCGGGCGGATCGTGCCGATCGACAAAGCCGCATCATCCGAATGGATGGTGGCCCCGGATGCCATCAATGGCGCCAAGGACGGGGAGCTGGTCGAGGCGGAACAGGCCGGGCCCAAGGGCCGCATGGGCCTGCCGCGCGCCCGCATCGTGGAACGGCTGGGCGACCCTGCAGCACCCAAGGCGGTGTCGCTGATCGCCATTCATCAGCATGGTATTCCAGATCATTTCCCCGACAAGGTGATGGCAGAGGCCGACGCGGCCAAGCCGATGGGCCTGAAGGGGCGCGAGGACCTGCGCGAGCTGCCGCTGGTCACCATCGACCCGGCCGATGCGCGCGACCATGACGACGCCTGCTTTGCCCACGCCGATGACGATCCCAAAAACCCCGGCGGCCATGTGATCTGGGTGGCGATTGCCGATGTGGCGGCCTATGTGCGTCCCGGGTCGGCGCTGGACCGCGAGGCGCGCAAGCGCGGCAACTCCAGCTATTTCCCCGACCGGGTGGTGCCGATGCTGCCGGACCGGCTGTCGGGCGATCTGTGCAGCCTGCACGAAGGCGTGCCGCGCGCCTGTCTAGCGGTGCGGATGCAGGTCGACGCCGAGGGCCACAAGATCGGGCACAAGTTCGTGCGCGGGCTGATGCGCTCCGTGGCCTCGCTGAATTATGCCGAGGTGCAGGACGCGCAGGACGGCAGTCCGAACGAAAAGACCGCGCCGCTGCTGGAAGATGTGATCAAGCCGCTGTTTGCTGCATATAAGGCTCTAACAAAGGCAAGAGCCGCACGCGAACCGCTGAATCTGGATCTGCCCGAGCGCAAGATCGTGCTGGATGACGACGGCCATGTCACCTCGGTCGCCTTCCGCGACCGGCTGGACGCGCACAAGCTGATCGAGGAGTTCATGATCCTCGCCAATGTCTCCGCAGCGGAGACACTGATCCAGAAACGCTCGCCGCTGCTGTTCCGGGTGCATGAGGAACCGGCACCCGAGAAGCTGGAGGCGCTGCGCGAAACCGCGCGCGCGGCCGGGCTCAACCTGGCAAAGGGCCAGGTGCTGCAGACCCGGCATCTGAATGCGCTGCTCAATCACGCGGCGGGCACGGATGATGCGGAGCTGATCAACATCTCCACCCTGCGCTCGATGCAGCAGGCCTATTACAACCCGGAGAATTTCGGCCACTTCGGCCTGGCGCTGCGCAACTACGCGCATTTCACCTCGCCGATCCGCCGCTACGCGGACCTGATCGTGCACCGCTCGCTGATCTCGGCGCATGGCTGGGGCAATGACGGGCTGGCGGAGGAGGAGATCGAGCGGCTGGAAGAAACCGCCAACCATATCTCCGACACCGAGAGGCGGTCGATGATTGCGGAGCGGGACACCACCGACCGCTACCTCGCCTCCTACCTCAGCGAGCGGGTCGGCAATGAGTTCGAAGGCCGGATCAGCGGCATCGCCCGTTTCGGCGCCTTTGTGAAGCTGGACGAAACCGGCGCCGACGGGCTGGTGCCGGTGCGTTCGATCGGTCGGGAGTTCTTTCATTTCGACCCGCAGGCCGGCACGCTGACCGGTTCGGACACCGGTTTTACCCTGGCCATAGGCCAGCGGGTCACGGTGCGGCTGACCCAGGCGGCGCCGGTGACCGGCGGGCTGGAGCTGGAACTGCTGGCGCTGGAGAATGCGCCGATGCCAGCCGGAGGCGGCCAGCGCGGCCGCCGCAGCCCGGCAGGCCGGACCGTCAAGCGCAAGGCGGCAAAGTCCAAACACAAGACCGCCAAAGTGAAACGCAAGGTGGAACGCAAACGGCCGAAATAA
- a CDS encoding lytic murein transglycosylase gives MRRWVAASLVAGGAMAAQAAADDSLRPAQRPEAARQDQQNDSYQLASAATDLRPAARPAALKQAEPQPAAAELNFQGWIQGFRDRALAQGIRAPVLDSAFAGVSYDPEVIRRDRNQSEFTKTIWEYLDSAASELRVKNGKAAVREHQARLDQIEAKYGVEKEIVVAVWGLESSYGTFRGKMDVIRSLATLAFDGRRGAFFEGQLVAALKILQAGDVAARKMTGSWAGAMGHTQFIPTSYLDYAVDFTGDGKRDIWSDNPSDALASTAAYLKQFGWEKGQPWGVEVALPKGFDYTLADRDIEKMPSEWAALGITDLDGRAVTDHGKASILLPAGSAGAAFMIFQNFAVLERYNTADAYVIGVGHLADRIKGGAPIRGDWPRSDRALTRSEREELQQRLTAAGFDTEGVDGRIGPKTIGAVRAYQVANGLTADGYASPRLLQRLR, from the coding sequence ATGCGCAGATGGGTTGCGGCGTCCCTGGTGGCAGGCGGGGCCATGGCGGCACAGGCCGCAGCGGACGATTCCCTGAGGCCCGCCCAGCGGCCGGAAGCGGCCAGGCAGGACCAGCAAAATGACAGCTATCAGCTTGCGTCCGCCGCCACGGATTTACGGCCCGCAGCGCGGCCTGCGGCCTTGAAACAGGCCGAACCGCAGCCGGCGGCGGCTGAGCTGAATTTCCAAGGCTGGATCCAGGGGTTTCGCGACCGCGCCCTGGCCCAGGGCATCAGAGCGCCGGTTCTGGACAGCGCCTTTGCCGGGGTCAGCTATGATCCGGAAGTGATCCGCCGCGACCGTAACCAGTCCGAGTTCACCAAGACGATCTGGGAATACCTGGACAGCGCGGCCTCGGAGCTGCGGGTGAAAAACGGCAAGGCGGCGGTGCGGGAGCACCAGGCGCGGCTGGATCAGATCGAGGCCAAGTATGGTGTCGAAAAGGAAATCGTGGTGGCGGTCTGGGGGCTGGAGAGCAGCTATGGCACCTTCCGCGGCAAGATGGATGTGATCCGCTCGCTGGCGACCCTCGCCTTTGACGGGCGGCGCGGCGCGTTTTTCGAGGGCCAGCTGGTGGCGGCGCTGAAGATCCTTCAGGCAGGCGACGTTGCCGCCCGCAAGATGACCGGCAGCTGGGCCGGTGCCATGGGGCACACACAGTTCATCCCGACGTCTTATCTGGATTACGCGGTGGACTTCACCGGGGACGGCAAGCGCGACATCTGGTCGGACAACCCATCGGATGCGCTGGCCTCAACCGCGGCTTACCTCAAGCAGTTCGGCTGGGAGAAAGGGCAGCCCTGGGGGGTGGAAGTGGCGCTTCCCAAGGGGTTTGACTACACCTTGGCCGACCGGGACATCGAAAAGATGCCGTCGGAATGGGCAGCCCTTGGCATCACGGATCTGGACGGGCGCGCGGTCACGGATCACGGGAAGGCCTCGATCCTGCTGCCGGCGGGCAGTGCGGGCGCCGCGTTCATGATCTTCCAGAATTTCGCCGTGCTGGAGCGTTACAACACGGCGGATGCCTATGTGATCGGGGTCGGGCATCTGGCCGACCGGATCAAAGGCGGCGCGCCGATCCGGGGCGATTGGCCGCGCAGCGACCGGGCGCTGACCCGGTCGGAGCGGGAGGAATTGCAGCAGCGGCTGACCGCTGCCGGCTTCGATACCGAGGGAGTCGACGGCCGGATCGGGCCCAAGACAATTGGCGCGGTGCGGGCCTATCAGGTTGCCAATGGATTGACTGCGGACGGGTATGCTTCGCCCCGGCTGTTGCAGCGGCTGCGGTAA